The genomic DNA TGGCGACATCGCTCATCGGTCTCATTCCCCTCATGTGGGCGACCGGTACCGGTTCCGACGTCATGAAGCCGATCGCTGCACCGATGATCGGTGGAATGTTTTCCTCGACGGTCCATGTGCTGATCATGACGCCGGTTATATTCGTACTGATGAAGGTGCATGATTTGAGGAAAGGGAAGCTCAAGCACTCCGGCATGTCCGGATGAGGCGCAAAAACCTGAGAAGCCGTCCGATTAGCGGCATAATTAAGAGGAAAAGGAGAAGACGATGAGAAGATTTGCAGCAGTTATCGCAGTCGCATCACTGGCCCTGGGGGTTCCCGCAGTTCACGCCGCCATGGATCATGGCAAGCATGGCCACGGCTCTGCAGCCCACGAGGAAGTTGTGGATGGCGTTAAGGTTACATTCAACGTAATGAGCATGGCGGAACATATGAAGGCTATGAAGATGGAGATGCCGAAGGGGATGAAGGAGACCCATCATATCGCCGTTGAGTTCAAGGACGCAAAGACTGGAAAGGCGATCACTAAGGGGGATGTCAAGGTCAAGGTTCAGGGACCTGACAAGTCGGAGCAGACCAGAGACCTGATGGCGATGGAGGGCCACTTCGGGGCGGATTTCGATTTCTCGAAAAAAGGGAAGTACGGCGTAATGTCGAAGTTCAAGTTGAAGGACGACAAAGTGCGGAGCGCCAAGTTCTGGTACACGGTAAAGTAAGCCGGGCCGAGTTCAGGGGAGGCGCCGCATCCCTCGGTTCGGCGCCCCCCTGTCAATCCACTTTTTTACCATTCAGAGCTCTTTTCCAACCGAAAAAGCCGGGGCGAGGAACGGGCCAATGCTGTGGTATCCCCGGTGTCCGGTATCGTACAGCATGGGCTTGATCTTGAAGATATCGGGAAGCCCGTCATCCCCCAGCACATCACCTTCAGCCTTGACGTCCAGAATCTCCCCCACGAACTGGGTGTGGAGCCCGATTTCGAGAGTGTGCAGAAGGCGGCATTCGAGGACCACCGGGAACTCCGCGGCGTAAGGGGCATCCACAAGTTCGCTCCTGACGGGGGAAAGCCCGGTTGCGGCGAATTTGTCCACATCGCGCCCTGAAGCTATGCCCATGTAGTCCGCCTGCTTCACCTGCGATTCCGATGGAATACCGACGGTAAAGGCTTTCCTCTCTATTATCGCAGCGTAAGAATAGGTGGCCTTCCGTAGAGAAACTGCGACGCAGGGGGGCTGGGAGCAGCAGATGCCGCCCCACGCGGCGTTCATGATGTTCGGCTTTCCGTTGGCATCGTATGTCCCCACCATCAGGACGGGTGTAGGGAACAGCAGGGTCTTGGCGCCGAGAGAATGTTTCATCGTCTTCTCCTTATCAGTGGGATGACTCATATTATTTGATAACCTTAGACAGGCGGACTGATATGTCAAGTTGTTTCGGAGGAGGAGTGCCGTCTGCGCCTGAGCTCTCCGCCCGGCATAGGAGGGGGTACACGACAGGCAGAGGGAAGAAATGGCTTTACAAGGCAAGGCCTATAAACTATACTTCCTGCTTCTTGCGGAGAGATGTCCGAGCGGTTGAAGGAGCACGCCTGGAAAGCGTGTGTACGTTAACAGCGTACCGAGGGTTCGAATCCCTCTCTCTCCGCCATACTTATAACTTCAAGAGAATCCGGCAGCAAGCGTCCGTTGCTGCCCGCCGATTCTTCCCGCTGTTCATGATTTGC from Geobacter sp. DSM 9736 includes the following:
- a CDS encoding flavin reductase family protein codes for the protein MKHSLGAKTLLFPTPVLMVGTYDANGKPNIMNAAWGGICCSQPPCVAVSLRKATYSYAAIIERKAFTVGIPSESQVKQADYMGIASGRDVDKFAATGLSPVRSELVDAPYAAEFPVVLECRLLHTLEIGLHTQFVGEILDVKAEGDVLGDDGLPDIFKIKPMLYDTGHRGYHSIGPFLAPAFSVGKEL